The genomic DNA TCAGGGATATTGATACTGCGTTAAGAAAAATAGATGATGGTTCTTACGGTCTATGTGAGGAGTGCGGAGAGGAGATACCGCCTAAGAGGTTAGAGGTATTTCCTACTGCTACTCTCTGTATTAGATGTAAAGAAGAAATGGAAAGATACCAGAAGACTATCAGTAAAGGTGGAAGAGATTGGGAGTAGAAAATTGGTTATTGAGTGTGTAATAGATAGTATAAAGT from Nitrospirota bacterium includes the following:
- a CDS encoding TraR/DksA family transcriptional regulator, with the protein product MSRSNYKKIKEMLLSKKKSLLSKNNYYTEVSERHGDTLDSATSETQNMIDDAFDRKTLLTIRDIDTALRKIDDGSYGLCEECGEEIPPKRLEVFPTATLCIRCKEEMERYQKTISKGGRDWE